The Pseudodesulfovibrio cashew genomic sequence GCGGCTCGGGCGGCGGTTTGTTCGGCGCGTTTCACGCTGGTGCCGCGCCCATGGAAGAGTTCGCCGGTGGGCAGGGTCACTTCCACGTCAAAGAGTTTGGCGTGGTCCGGGCCGTGGGTATCGGACAGCACGTAGACGGGCAGACTCTTGTTCCGATCCTGGGTGACTTCCTGCAGACGGCTCTTGTAGTCCTTGGCCTTGGCTTCCATCACCTCGTCCGGCCAGTGTTTTTCGCAGATTCGCAGGATGGCGTGCCGGGCGGTTTCGTAGCCCGCGTCCAGAAAGATTGCGCCGAAGACCGCCTCCATGGCGTCGGACAGGATGGAGTCCCGCTCGCGTCCTCCGTGCATATCTTCGCCCCGGCCCAGGCGGATGTGCTCGTGCAGGCCCAGTTCGCGGGCCATGGCGGCGAGGCTTGCCTCCCTGACCAGCCGGGAGCGGATGCGCGTGAGCTGGCCTTCGGGCAGATTCGGGAAGCGGGCGAAGGCCTCCTCCGAGATACTCAGCTCCAGAACGGCGTCGCCGAGGAACTCCAGGCGCTCGTTGTCCTTCTCCTCGCCATGCTCGTATGCATAGGTAGAATGTGTCAGCGCCGTTTCCAGGAGCTTGACTTGGGTAAACCTATGGTGGATACACTCTTGAAGGTCGTCGGTATCCATTCAGCCTCCGGTAAGTTATGCAATCGAACGCAAAATTCCACTCACTGCTCTGCCCGGACTCCATCGCCATTGTCGGCGCGTCACGGAATCCGGCCAAGCTTGGGCACGTGGTGGTTTCCAACCTGATCCGCTCTGGATACAAGGGGACCTTGTACCCCGTCAATCCTGCAGGGGGAGAAATCCTCGGCCTGTCCGTCATCCCGTCCATAGGCGAGTTGCCCTCGCCCCCGGACCTGG encodes the following:
- the rnc gene encoding ribonuclease III; the protein is MDTDDLQECIHHRFTQVKLLETALTHSTYAYEHGEEKDNERLEFLGDAVLELSISEEAFARFPNLPEGQLTRIRSRLVREASLAAMARELGLHEHIRLGRGEDMHGGRERDSILSDAMEAVFGAIFLDAGYETARHAILRICEKHWPDEVMEAKAKDYKSRLQEVTQDRNKSLPVYVLSDTHGPDHAKLFDVEVTLPTGELFHGRGTSVKRAEQTAARAALEHLGEE